The following are from one region of the Sorghum bicolor cultivar BTx623 chromosome 2, Sorghum_bicolor_NCBIv3, whole genome shotgun sequence genome:
- the LOC8062052 gene encoding bifunctional aspartokinase/homoserine dehydrogenase 2, chloroplastic isoform X1 has translation MQGLAVASPLPPAAAAARRRPRASSSTREAVSQCWKYELSRDQYLGGFLRISQSQGSLHRHRSTNLLRPAAAAISVEQDELNTYLPKGDMWSVHKFGGTCMGTPQRIQSVADIVLGDSSERKLIIVSAMSKVTDMMYNLVQKAQSRDDSYTIALEEVFEKHMAAAKDLLDGEDLASFLSQLHSDVSNLRAMLRAIYIAGHATESFSDFVVGHGELWSSQMLSYAIKKSGAPCSWMDTREVLVVKPSGSNQVDPDCLESEKRLQKWFSRQPADIIVATGFIASTAENIPTTLKRDGSDFSAAIIGSLVRARQVTIWTDVDGVFSADPRKVSEAVILRTLSYQEAWEMSYFGANVLHPRTIIPVMKDNIPIVIKNMFNLCAPGTMICKQPANENGDLDACVKSFATIDNLALVNVEGTGMAGVPGTASAIFSAVKDVGANVIMISQASSEHSVCFAVPEKEVAAVSAALHVRFREALAAGRLSKVEVIKGCSILAAVGLRMASTPGVSAILFDALAKANINVRAIAQGCSEYNITVVLKQEDCVRALRAAHSRFFLSKTTLAVGIIGPGLIGGTLLNQLKDQAAVLKENMNIDLRVIGITGSSTMLLSDTGIDLTQWKQLLQKEAEPANIDSFVHHLSDNHIFPNKVLVDCTADTSVASHYYDWLKKGIHVITPNKKANSGPLDRYLKLRTLQRASYTHYFYEATVGAGLPIISTLRGLLETGDKILRIEGIFSGTLSYIFNNFEGTRPFSDVVAEAKEAGYTEPDPRDDLSGTDVARKVIILARESGLRLELPDIPVKSLVPETLASCSSADEFMQKLPTFDEDWARQRSDAEAADEVLRYVGVVDTVNKKGQVELRRYKRDHPFAQLSGSDNIIAFTTSRYKEQPLIVRGPGAGAEVTAGGVFCDLLRLASYLGAPS, from the exons ATGCAGGGCCTCGCGGTAGCAAGCCCGCTTCCTCCCGCCGCGGCCGCAGCTCGGCGGCGGCCGCGCGCGTCCTCCTCTACCAG GGAAGCAGTTTCACAATGCTGGAAGTACGAATTAAGTCGAGATCAATATCTAGGAGGCTTCCTAAG GATAAGTCAGTCTCAAGGAAGCTTGCACAGACATCGCTCAACAAATTTGCTCAGACCAGCTGCTG CAGCTATTTCAGTtgaacaagatgaactcaatacTTATCTTCCAAAAGGTGATATGTGGTCTGTGCACAAGTTCGGTGGAACCTGTATGGGAACACCCCAAAGAATCCAGAGTGTCGCTGATATAGTTCTCGGTGATTCTTCTGAGAGGAAGCTGATAATTGTTTCAGCAATGTCCAAAGTAACCGACATGATGTACAACCTTGTACAGAAGGCTCAGTCAAGGGATGATTCATATACAATAGCATTGGAAGAAGTTTTTGAGAAGCATATGGCTGCAGCAAAGGATCTCCTTGATGGAGAAGATCTTGCAAGTTTCTTGTCTCAGCTGCACTCAGACGTCAGCAACTTGCGAGCCATGCTCCGTGCTATCTATATAG CTGGGCATGCGACAGAATCTTTCTCTGACTTTGTTGTTGGGCATGGAGAATTGTGGTCTTCGCAGATGCTTTCATATGCAATAAAGAAG TCTGGGGCACCCTGCAGTTGGATGGATACAAGAGAAGTTCTTGTTGTAAAACCCAGTGGTTCTAATCAAGTAGACCCTGATTGTTTGGAATCTGAGAAGCGACTTCAGAAATGGTTTTCTCGGCAACCAGCTGACATAATAGTTGCTACAGGGTTTATTGCAAGTACAGCTGAAAACATTCCTACAACTCTAAAAAGGGATGGAAGTGATTTCTCAGCAGCCATAATTGGTTCTCTTGTCAGGGCACGCCAGGTCACTATTTGGACTGATGTTGACGGGGTATTTAGCGCTGATCCAAGAAAAG TTAGTGAGGCTGTGATCTTAAGAACTTTGTCTTACCAGGAGGCCTGGGAAATG TCATATTTTGGGGCAAATGTTTTGCATCCGCGCACCATTATACCTGTGATGAAAGACAACATTCCCATTGTTATTAAGAACATGTTCAATCTCTGTGCCCCTGGAACCATGATTTGCAAGCAGCCTGCCAATGAAAATGGTGATTTAGACGCATGTGTGAAATCATTTGCTACTATCGATAATTTAGCTCTTGTTAATGTTGAAGG AACTGGAATGGCTGGTGTTCCAGGTACAGCAAGTGCTATATTTAGTGCTGTTAAAGATGTTGGAGCTAATGTTATCATGATATCTCAG GCTAGCAGTGAACATTCAGTATGCTTTGCTGTTCCAGAAAAGGAAGTTGCTGCGGTTTCTGCTGCATTACATGTTAGGTTTCGTGAGGCATTAGCAGCAGGGAGGTTATCTAAG GTTGAAGTTATTAAAGGTTGCAGCATTCTGGCTGCTGTTGGACTGAGGATGGCTAGCACTCCTGGAGTCAGTGCAATACTTTTTGATGCATTAGCCAAG GCAAACATTAATGTTCGAGCAATAGCTCAAGGTTGCAGTGAATACAATATTACTGTTGTATTGAAGCAAGAAGATTGTGTAAGGGCTCTGAGAGCTGCTCACTCAAGGTTCTTCCTCTCCAAAACCACACTTGCTGTTGGGATCATAGGACCTGGTTTAATTGGTGGAACACTCCTTAACCAGCTGAAGGATCAG GCTGCTGTTCTTAAGGAAAATATGAACATTGATCTACGTGTCATTGGAATAACTGGTTCAAGTACAATGCTTTTGAGCGACAC GGGAATAGACTTAACCCAGTGGAAACAGCTTCTACAAAAGGAAGCAGAACCAGCTAATATTGATAGTTTTGTTCATCATTTATCTGATAATCATATATTTCCAAACAAAGTTTTGGTGGACTGCACAGCGGATACAAGTGTGGCATCCCATTATTACGATTGGTTAAAGAAGGGTATTCATGTCATCACGCCGAATAAGAAAGCAAATTCTGGGCCACTTGATCGG TACCTGAAATTACGGACTCTGCAGCGTGCCTCATACACTCATTACTTTTATGAAGCAACTGTTGGTGCTGGCCTCCCAATCATTAGCACCCTGCGAGGTCTTCTGGAGACGGGTGATAAGATACTGCGTATTGAGGGCATTTTCAG TGGAACTTTGAGTTATATATTTAACAATTTCGAAGGAACAAGGCCTTTTAGTGATGTTGTTGCTGAAGCAAAAGAGGCAGGATACACTGAACCTGATCCAAGAGATGATCTATCTGGAACTGATGTTGCCCGAAAG GTCATTATCCTTGCAAGGGAATCTGGTTTGAGGCTCGAACTTCCTGATATTCCTGTGAAGAGCCTTGTGCCAGAAACACTTGCA TCATGCTCGTCAGCAGATGAATTCATGCAAAAGCTACCAACCTTTGATGAGGACTGGGCCAGGCAACGCAGTGATGCTGAAGCTGCAGACGAA GTCCTGCGTTACGTTGGAGTGGTGGACACGGTGAACAAGAAAGGACAGGTGGAGCTACGTAGATACAAGAGGGATCACCCGTTCGCGCAGCTCTCCGGCTCCGACAACATCATCGCCTTCACCACCTCTAGGTACAAGGAGCAGCCACTGATCGTGCGGGGTCCAGGCGCGGGCGCGGAGGTGACTGCGGGTGGCGTCTTCTGCGACCTTCTGCGGCTGGCGTCTTACCTCGGCGCTCCTTCGTAG
- the LOC8062052 gene encoding bifunctional aspartokinase/homoserine dehydrogenase 2, chloroplastic isoform X2 — translation MQGLAVASPLPPAAAAARRRPRASSSTREAVSQCWKYELSRDQYLGGFLRISQSQGSLHRHRSTNLLRPAAAISVEQDELNTYLPKGDMWSVHKFGGTCMGTPQRIQSVADIVLGDSSERKLIIVSAMSKVTDMMYNLVQKAQSRDDSYTIALEEVFEKHMAAAKDLLDGEDLASFLSQLHSDVSNLRAMLRAIYIAGHATESFSDFVVGHGELWSSQMLSYAIKKSGAPCSWMDTREVLVVKPSGSNQVDPDCLESEKRLQKWFSRQPADIIVATGFIASTAENIPTTLKRDGSDFSAAIIGSLVRARQVTIWTDVDGVFSADPRKVSEAVILRTLSYQEAWEMSYFGANVLHPRTIIPVMKDNIPIVIKNMFNLCAPGTMICKQPANENGDLDACVKSFATIDNLALVNVEGTGMAGVPGTASAIFSAVKDVGANVIMISQASSEHSVCFAVPEKEVAAVSAALHVRFREALAAGRLSKVEVIKGCSILAAVGLRMASTPGVSAILFDALAKANINVRAIAQGCSEYNITVVLKQEDCVRALRAAHSRFFLSKTTLAVGIIGPGLIGGTLLNQLKDQAAVLKENMNIDLRVIGITGSSTMLLSDTGIDLTQWKQLLQKEAEPANIDSFVHHLSDNHIFPNKVLVDCTADTSVASHYYDWLKKGIHVITPNKKANSGPLDRYLKLRTLQRASYTHYFYEATVGAGLPIISTLRGLLETGDKILRIEGIFSGTLSYIFNNFEGTRPFSDVVAEAKEAGYTEPDPRDDLSGTDVARKVIILARESGLRLELPDIPVKSLVPETLASCSSADEFMQKLPTFDEDWARQRSDAEAADEVLRYVGVVDTVNKKGQVELRRYKRDHPFAQLSGSDNIIAFTTSRYKEQPLIVRGPGAGAEVTAGGVFCDLLRLASYLGAPS, via the exons ATGCAGGGCCTCGCGGTAGCAAGCCCGCTTCCTCCCGCCGCGGCCGCAGCTCGGCGGCGGCCGCGCGCGTCCTCCTCTACCAG GGAAGCAGTTTCACAATGCTGGAAGTACGAATTAAGTCGAGATCAATATCTAGGAGGCTTCCTAAG GATAAGTCAGTCTCAAGGAAGCTTGCACAGACATCGCTCAACAAATTTGCTCAGACCAGCTGCTG CTATTTCAGTtgaacaagatgaactcaatacTTATCTTCCAAAAGGTGATATGTGGTCTGTGCACAAGTTCGGTGGAACCTGTATGGGAACACCCCAAAGAATCCAGAGTGTCGCTGATATAGTTCTCGGTGATTCTTCTGAGAGGAAGCTGATAATTGTTTCAGCAATGTCCAAAGTAACCGACATGATGTACAACCTTGTACAGAAGGCTCAGTCAAGGGATGATTCATATACAATAGCATTGGAAGAAGTTTTTGAGAAGCATATGGCTGCAGCAAAGGATCTCCTTGATGGAGAAGATCTTGCAAGTTTCTTGTCTCAGCTGCACTCAGACGTCAGCAACTTGCGAGCCATGCTCCGTGCTATCTATATAG CTGGGCATGCGACAGAATCTTTCTCTGACTTTGTTGTTGGGCATGGAGAATTGTGGTCTTCGCAGATGCTTTCATATGCAATAAAGAAG TCTGGGGCACCCTGCAGTTGGATGGATACAAGAGAAGTTCTTGTTGTAAAACCCAGTGGTTCTAATCAAGTAGACCCTGATTGTTTGGAATCTGAGAAGCGACTTCAGAAATGGTTTTCTCGGCAACCAGCTGACATAATAGTTGCTACAGGGTTTATTGCAAGTACAGCTGAAAACATTCCTACAACTCTAAAAAGGGATGGAAGTGATTTCTCAGCAGCCATAATTGGTTCTCTTGTCAGGGCACGCCAGGTCACTATTTGGACTGATGTTGACGGGGTATTTAGCGCTGATCCAAGAAAAG TTAGTGAGGCTGTGATCTTAAGAACTTTGTCTTACCAGGAGGCCTGGGAAATG TCATATTTTGGGGCAAATGTTTTGCATCCGCGCACCATTATACCTGTGATGAAAGACAACATTCCCATTGTTATTAAGAACATGTTCAATCTCTGTGCCCCTGGAACCATGATTTGCAAGCAGCCTGCCAATGAAAATGGTGATTTAGACGCATGTGTGAAATCATTTGCTACTATCGATAATTTAGCTCTTGTTAATGTTGAAGG AACTGGAATGGCTGGTGTTCCAGGTACAGCAAGTGCTATATTTAGTGCTGTTAAAGATGTTGGAGCTAATGTTATCATGATATCTCAG GCTAGCAGTGAACATTCAGTATGCTTTGCTGTTCCAGAAAAGGAAGTTGCTGCGGTTTCTGCTGCATTACATGTTAGGTTTCGTGAGGCATTAGCAGCAGGGAGGTTATCTAAG GTTGAAGTTATTAAAGGTTGCAGCATTCTGGCTGCTGTTGGACTGAGGATGGCTAGCACTCCTGGAGTCAGTGCAATACTTTTTGATGCATTAGCCAAG GCAAACATTAATGTTCGAGCAATAGCTCAAGGTTGCAGTGAATACAATATTACTGTTGTATTGAAGCAAGAAGATTGTGTAAGGGCTCTGAGAGCTGCTCACTCAAGGTTCTTCCTCTCCAAAACCACACTTGCTGTTGGGATCATAGGACCTGGTTTAATTGGTGGAACACTCCTTAACCAGCTGAAGGATCAG GCTGCTGTTCTTAAGGAAAATATGAACATTGATCTACGTGTCATTGGAATAACTGGTTCAAGTACAATGCTTTTGAGCGACAC GGGAATAGACTTAACCCAGTGGAAACAGCTTCTACAAAAGGAAGCAGAACCAGCTAATATTGATAGTTTTGTTCATCATTTATCTGATAATCATATATTTCCAAACAAAGTTTTGGTGGACTGCACAGCGGATACAAGTGTGGCATCCCATTATTACGATTGGTTAAAGAAGGGTATTCATGTCATCACGCCGAATAAGAAAGCAAATTCTGGGCCACTTGATCGG TACCTGAAATTACGGACTCTGCAGCGTGCCTCATACACTCATTACTTTTATGAAGCAACTGTTGGTGCTGGCCTCCCAATCATTAGCACCCTGCGAGGTCTTCTGGAGACGGGTGATAAGATACTGCGTATTGAGGGCATTTTCAG TGGAACTTTGAGTTATATATTTAACAATTTCGAAGGAACAAGGCCTTTTAGTGATGTTGTTGCTGAAGCAAAAGAGGCAGGATACACTGAACCTGATCCAAGAGATGATCTATCTGGAACTGATGTTGCCCGAAAG GTCATTATCCTTGCAAGGGAATCTGGTTTGAGGCTCGAACTTCCTGATATTCCTGTGAAGAGCCTTGTGCCAGAAACACTTGCA TCATGCTCGTCAGCAGATGAATTCATGCAAAAGCTACCAACCTTTGATGAGGACTGGGCCAGGCAACGCAGTGATGCTGAAGCTGCAGACGAA GTCCTGCGTTACGTTGGAGTGGTGGACACGGTGAACAAGAAAGGACAGGTGGAGCTACGTAGATACAAGAGGGATCACCCGTTCGCGCAGCTCTCCGGCTCCGACAACATCATCGCCTTCACCACCTCTAGGTACAAGGAGCAGCCACTGATCGTGCGGGGTCCAGGCGCGGGCGCGGAGGTGACTGCGGGTGGCGTCTTCTGCGACCTTCTGCGGCTGGCGTCTTACCTCGGCGCTCCTTCGTAG
- the LOC8063484 gene encoding peptidyl-prolyl cis-trans isomerase FKBP53 produces the protein MAFWGVEVKPGKPYTHTHQADHGRLRICQATLGNCDAAARTVLQCNVGNKIPIKLCSLNPKLAETCHLEIEFEEVDDVVFSVIGQSSIHLSGYYVRASSRSNVGDDESESYGEDIGHSDTDEEHDASEDSYESDFIDDREVPTPEKYGSDSIDDSDYECTLRRRRKQKAVEKPTQKAERRRRLKKHQVDSTDDNYDDTPVTKPVVKRSAKIFDSGDDDTPVTKPVDKRSAPSMFDSSSDEDDNVPISLALGKKDNAKVAEETDPQNGQANDITKKKIVDVKKRKHSAISEDPALSMDTTDVNATSVSKQGDEIKKKSKKKMKNQSGEKDEKQSNIRTLEDGLMVEDLSIGNIDAKVASDGCKVYIKYVGMLKNGKIVQSNASEKPYKFKLGAGKVIRGWDVGIRGMRVGEKRKVTVPPSMLSGGKSVGEVPDNSSVIYEIELVKVK, from the exons ATGGCGTTCTGGG GGGTGGAAGTGAAGCCCGGGAAGCCCTACACCCACACCCACCAGGCTGACCATGGTCGCCTCCGCATTTGTCAG GCTACACTGGGCAATTGTGATGCTGCTGCAAGGACAGTGCTGCAATGCAATGTTGGCAACAAGATTCCCATCAAACTTTGTAGTCTCAATCCAAAATTGGCTGAGACATGCCAtctagagattgagtttgaggAGGTCGATGATGTTGTCTTTTCAGTGATTGGTCAAAGTTCGATTCATCTCTCTGGATACTATGTCCGTGCAAGCAGCAGGTCCAATGTGGGAGATGATGAATC AGAATCTTATGGGGAAGATATTGGGCACTCCGATACTGATGAGGAGCATGATGCCAGTGAGGACAGCTATGAATCTGACTTTATTGATGATCGTGAAGTTCCAACACCTGAGAAGTATGGGTCTGATTCTATAGATGATAGTGATTATGAGTGCACCCTTCGACGACGACGCAAACAAAAAG CTGTTGAAAAACCGACTCAAAAGGCTGAAAGACGGCGGCGCTTGAAGAAGCACCAAGTAGATAGCACCGATGACAATTATGATGATACTCCAGTCACGAAGCCTGTTGTTAAGCGCAGTGCTAAAATATTTGATAGCGGTGATGATGACACTCCAGTCACGAAGCCTGTTGACAAGCGCAGTGCTCCCTCAATGTTTGATAGCAGCAGTGATGAAGATGATAATGTACCTATATCTCTTGCATTGGGTAAGAAAGACAATGCTAAGGTTGCTGAGGAAACTGACCCTCAAAATGGACAGGCAAATGACATCACCAAAAAAAAGATTGTTGATGTCAAGAAAAGAAAACATTCTGCCATCAGTGAGGATCCTGCATTATCAAT GGATACAACAGATGTTAATGCAACATCTGTTTCAAAACAAGGCGATGAAATAAAAAAGAAATCAAAGAAAAAGATGAAAAATCAATCAGGGGAGAAGGATGAGAAGCAGTCCAATATAAGAACATTGGAAGATGGGTTGATGGTAGAAGATCTATCAATAGGAAacattgatgcaaaagtggcTTCTGATGGCTGCAAG GTCTACATAAAATATGTTGGCATGTTGAAGAATGGGAAAATTGTTCAGTCTAATGCTAGTGAAAAGCCTTACAAGTTCAAGCTTG GTGCTGGAAAAGTTATTCGTGGATGGGATGTTGGTATTCGTG GTATGCGTGTTGGGGAGAAAAGAAAGGTTACAGTCCCACCTTCCATGCT CTCTGGCGGTAAATCAGTGGGAGAAGTACCTGATAATTCTTCAGTCATATATGAAATCGAGTTAGTGAAAGTGAAATAG